The Parambassis ranga chromosome 1, fParRan2.1, whole genome shotgun sequence genome includes a region encoding these proteins:
- the LOC114436375 gene encoding TBC1 domain family member 24-like — protein sequence MIHISRTAEFSIGGALSAADQDSVAMSRNRQRSCSYYSSEDNKNFVVQTEKEESCLRPRSRSFYSYETSELQTDENIGNFTRFSPLRQRARSLLKCQVTKKEEKEGDGSAARVTSKKPKSKPSRNSPSRDLNGSKGSFKSVSMMTISESDNWEICSSSGMKYGQFVDWEKIDPEAAIRYQQILKSEHQELKNMGRQGFWAMPHTLRAKAYYHIIHSITSRDVPPERDVYYELAKKLFGEQKLSSHPVPEYMEAGEIPRYCLNKAGLNSAKKVLLCLGNYFPGMNFCPILPALVSLILHFSQDEAECFYSVSTLICYNDPNKRYIDQTFLTYRASCMTFGDLANKCCRGIRKLIASSNQNLFEFYSDWIMWIFADLPFTYAIRVLDVYLSEGYKVLYRVALALLSLYKVSVSSRVADVEDFRTDMKSFVQNVTRHCTAEDLLERAFMVPMPTRKELNLLFNANKESLMQKGVSIHQKRQLVETVDFGKFTSSVVTRTEMRVVWAWIPERFALFSPIRLFNTTEHGRSLASFYSHVEGHEPLVLIIKTVDEEVFGAFLSTDVMERRKYDSNRLTYFGTGECFVFMLRPSMERYQQAMVNIMTRRASPQQTGANIGASTQVSGSGISPITMQTCLAGNSQNSTYLTIPFTAPAEEPMTAKEPKRHKEQEASLFIAGNDSQLIIGGDGGHALCLQEDLEGGYTEHCDTFKSTPLCKGQFKIQSMEAWGIQNSISFSHYLTSQ from the exons ATGATTCACATATCAAGAACAGCAGAATTCTCCATCGGTGGAGCACTCTCTGCTGCTGATCAGGACTCTGTGGCAATGAGCAGAAACAGGCAAAGGTCTTGTTCCTATTACAGCTCAGAGGACAACAAGAATTTTgttgtgcagacagaaaaagaagaaagctgTCTAAGACCTCGCTCCAG GTCTTTTTACAGTTATGAAACATCAGAGCTGCAAACTGATGAAAACATAGGAAACTTTACAAGGTTCAGTCCGCTGAGGCAAAGAGCAAGGTCACTGCTCAAGTGTCAAGTGactaaaaaggaagaaaaagagggtGATGGGTCTGCAGCCCGAGTCACATCAAAGAAGCCAAAATCTAAACCAAGCAGGAATTCACCCTCAAGAGATCTTAATG GCAGTAAAGGAAGCTTTAAGTCAGTGTCCATGATGACCATCTCCGAGTCTGACAACTGGGAGATTTGTTCCAGTTCTGGGATGAAGTATGGACAGTTTGTGGACTGGGAGAAGATTGATCCTGAAGCTGCAATAAGATACCAGCAGATCCTGAAGAGTGAGCACCAGGAGCTGAAAAATATGGGCCGGCAGGGATTCTGGGCCATGCCGCACACACTGAGGGCCAAAGCCTATTATCACATCATCCACAGCATCACTTCAAG GGATGTCCCTCCAGAGAGAGACGTCTACTATGAACTGGCCAAGAAGCTGTTTGGAGAACAGAAACTCAGCTCTCATCCAGTTCCAGAGTACATGGAGGCCGGAGAAATACCCAG GTACTGTCTCAACAAAGCAGGCCTGAATTCTGCTAAAAAAGTCCTTCTTTGCCTTGGCAACTACTTCCCAGGCATGAACTTCTGCCCCATCCTGCCTGCCTTGGTCTCTCTCATCCTTCACTTCAGCCAGGATGAAGCGGAATGTTTCTACAGTGTGTCCACGCTCATTTGCTACAATGACCCCAATAAGCGTTACATTGACCAGACTTTCCTCACTTACCGGGCTTCCTGCATGACCTTTGGAGACCTTGCGAACAAGTGCTGCAGAGGCATTCGTAAGCTGATCGCCAGCTCTAACCAGAACCTCTTCGAGTTTTACTCTGACTGGATCATGTGGATATTTGCTGACCTTCCGTTCACATATGCCATCAGAGTTCTGGATGTCTACCTCTCAGAGGGTTACAAGGTCCTCTACAG GGTGGCTCTGGCTTTGCTTAGCCTCTACAAAGTCTCTGTATCTTCTCGAGTGGCAGATGTGGAGGACTTCAGAACAGATATGAAGAGTTTTGTGCAAAATGTAACTCGCCACTGCACCGCAGAGGACCTTTTAGAGAGAGCCTTTATGGTTCCAATGCCCACGAGGAAAGAACTTAACCTCCTGTTCAATGCCAATAAGGAGTCTCTCATGCAAAAAGGTGTCAGCATACATCAGAAGAG GCAGTTGGTGGAGACCGTGGACTTTGGTAAGTTCACTTCCAGTGTTGTGACAAGGACGGAGATGAGAGTGGTGTGGGCCTGGATACCCGAACGCTTTGCACTTTTCAGCCCCATCAGACTATTTAACACAACTGAACACGGCAGAAGTCTTGCCTC ATTTTATTCACATGTGGAGGGACACGAACCGCTGGTCTTGATTATCAAAACTGTGGATGAAGAG GTGTTTGGGGCCTTCCTGTCGACAGATGTGATGGAAAGAAGAAAGTATGACTCTAACAGACTCACATATTTTGGAACTGGggagtgttttgttttcatg ctccGTCCCAGCATGGAGCGCTACCAGCAAGCTATGGTCAACATTATGACTCGAAGAGCTTCCCCTCAGCAGACTGGAGCAAACATCGGGGCATCCACTCAGGTGTCCGGTAGTGGAATCTCCCCCATCACAATGCAAACTTGTCTTGCAGGGAACTCACAGAATTCCACCTACCTGACAATCCCCTTCACTGCACCAGCAGAGGAACCCATGACTGCCAAAGAGCCCAAGAGACACAAGGAGCAAGAAGCCTCTTTGTTCATAGCAGGCAATGACAGCCAGCTCATCATTG GTGGTGATGGGGGGCATGCACTCTGCCTGCAGGAGGACCTAGAAGGAGGATACACAGAGCATTGTGACACATTCAAGAGTACCCCACTCTGCAAAGGACAATTCAAGATTCAGTCTATGGAAGCATGGGGCATCCAGAACTCTATCTCCTTTTCTCACTATTTGACCTCTCAATAG
- the LOC114438029 gene encoding ovochymase-2, with product MDVKKNHWQSKGVSTLERLCLVFVFVAMTGVCILCVIYFTDKANSSTHAAGGTSGCPGPQELSGESGTFTSWNYPSSYDNGISCIWHITVEPDKVIHLWFEEFALEDTKVCTADFLTLLDSVGIIGKYCGYTKPRPLVSLTNRLTVFFDTNDRKTDQGFKAHYKAVSPGLTSEIAGAGGFLQGDQGNLMTPGFPEQNYPNGALYQWRITVPEGERVRLTFTSFDLVPEVCGDFVQIYDGHEAGASSLGKLCGGAVTKPVESSGNTMVVRFKSDNVLTSKGFRATYTKTSLPPVVMPTTTLAPTPKPTTQTTPPPTTTGSGSPILLKGRKGVVQSPGFPNSYPAHLNSSWEISVPKGFLVKLHITDMAITGQTGQCTEDKLVISDKYGTLGTHCGYLLPPVLVSASDTVFVTFQSDSRLTDRGFSAKWEAVYPEDIAEIQGCGFSSKEETGVIKSQDWPMNYKANTECMWNIALPLGKKNTLKFTHFDLEAKDLLTSKCYDNIVVYDINSITNTLNKKHGPFCGTKLPDTIQTKGNRLVIRFHTDLFTEAKGFRAHWTTNPSLPAPTEPPVQPNPWDNITIDWPSTCGKPAIPPAVVSRIVNGEPAIPHSWPWQVSMQVWPESQTEPKFSHICGGTLIHKSWVLTAAHCFIRYADELHRWRMCLGKHNLTYTEPSQRCYNVTAIYRHEGFKYPTVPTVEFDIALVRLDGAVTPTDEISYACLPSEEEILPGGKKCYATGWGDETGDSLNAKPSEALNQVALPVVPYDTCKRMDYWWFQVKPSMICCGYTLPDELKSVCQGDSGGPLVCQDNPGSPWEVHGITSFGPIGCIMNKKPSVFTRFSAYLPWISNVIRRENYNEHTSGCGGPKDVTGTDGTVSSMGYPGSYSNRARCHWNIRVPEGKLVHLHFHNFSLEESQMCMNDKVSLKDRVGSLGTYCSHIPPEDMVSDGNTLHISFSSNDKIVDTGFTATWRAVDPADAPCGGSFSSNQGEIASPNWPNDYKAQSVCTWRINIPTSKSIHVSFTHFELQAVNKLGNCVDYVEILNGESMASLGRFCGFAPPPAITISSKTVVIRFLSNGANQQSGFRGYWTTDTSVIPTLPPPPRNPWDNITINWPDNCGNPAVKPNTGTPRVVNGEEAIPHSWPWQVSMQASPMFPIPYMHGCGGSLIHEEWILTAAHCFMIPLNKPSYWRMCLGKHHMNSSADVPSAEKCYKVDGIIRHKGFVYEQDRTDITNDIALVHLAEPVNMTRETSSICLPKPGAIVPAGTRCFVTGWGDEKGNLFPKVAEKLNQAALPVIDFQTCSKPAYWWETLRPSMICAGYESPDELKSACQGDSGGPFACTAAGTDTWEVHGIVSFGPMGCIKDKKPSVFTRVSAFSDWINDNVKKFVYESGKTTLK from the exons ATGGATGTGAAGAAGAATCATTGGCAGTCGAAGGGTGTGAGCACCCTGGAAAGGTTGTGTCTGGTATTTGTCTTTGTGGCAATGACAGGTGTCTGCATCTTGTGTGTCATCTACTTCACTGACAAGGCTAACTCTTCTACCCATGCAGCGG GGGGCACCTCTGGTTGTCCAGGTCCTCAGGAGCTATCTGGAGAATCAGGCACCTTCACCAGCTGGAACTACCCCAGCAGCTACGACAATGGCATAAGCTGCATTTGGCACATCACTGTGGAACCTGACAAG GTGATCCATCTGTGGTTTGAGGAGTTTGCTTTGGAGGACACTAAGGTCTGCACGGCAGACTTCCTCACACTACTCGACTCAGTAGGAATCATTG GCAAATACTGTGGCTACACCAAACCGAGGCCGCTGGTGTCACTAACAAACCGCCTAACGGTCTTCTTCGAtacaaatgacagaaaaacagaccaAGGATTCAAGGCTCATTACAAAGCTGTGTCTCCAGGGCTCACATCAG AAATAGCTGGAGCCGGCGGCTTTCTCCAAGGTGATCAGGGGAATCTGATGACCCCCGGCTTCCCGGAGCAGAACTATCCGAACGGAGCACTGTACCAG TGGAGGATCACGGTGCCTGAAGGTGAGAGGGTCCGCCTGACATTTACCTCCTTTGATCTGGTCCCTGAGGTCTGTGGAGACTTTGTCCAGATCTATGATGGTCACGAGGCTGGCGCGTCTTCACTAG GTAAATTATGTGGCGGAGCAGTGACAAAGCCAGTGGAGTCCAGCGGCAACACGATGGTTGTCCGCTTCAAATCCGACAATGTGTTGACTTCAAAAGGATTCAGGGCAACTTACACAAAGACCAGCCTTCCACCTGTTGTTATGCCAACAACAACTCTGGCACCCACACCTAAACCCACCACACAAACCACCCCACCTCCCACAACTACCG gaagtggcagtccAATACTCCTTAAAGGGCGTAAAGGAGTCGTGCAGTCTCCGGGTTTCCCAAATTCATATCCTGCTCATTTAAATAGCTCGTGGGAGATATCTGTGCCTAAAGGATTCCTGGTCAAACTACACATCACTGACATGGCCATCACGGGGCAGACTGGACAGTGCACTGAGGACAAACTGGTCATCTCAGATAAATATGGCACTCTCG GCACACACTGTGGCTACCTCCTCCCCCCAGTGCTGGTCAGTGCCAGTGACACAGTCTTTGTCACCTTCCAGTCTGACAGCCGCCTCACAGACCGAGGATTCTCAGCCAAATGGGAGGCTGTGTATCCTGAGGATATTGCAG AAATCCAGGGGTGCGGCTTTTCTTCTAAAGAAGAAACCGGAGTTATCAAGTCCCAGGACTGGCCTATGAACTACAAGGCCAACACTGAGTGCATGTGGAACATCGCACTGcctttggggaaaaaaaatacactgaagTTTACACACTTTGACCTGGAAGCCAAAGATTTACTGACATCCAAATGCTATGATAACATAGTAGTGTATGACATTAACAGCATCACTAACACACTGAATAAAAAGCATG GTCCATTTTGTGGGACTAAGCTGCCTGATACCATTCAGACAAAAGGCAACAGGCTGGTGATTCGTTTCCACACAGACCTGTTTACTGAGGCCAAAGGCTTTAGAGCCCATTGGACCACAAACCCCAGTCTGCCTGCTCCCACTGAGCCACCTGTTCAGCCCAACCCCTGGGACAACATCACAATAG actggCCCAGTACCTGTGGGAAACCAGCCATTCCTCCTGCTGTTGTGTCACGCATTGTCAACGGAGAGCCTGCTATACCACACTCCTGGCCTTGGCAAGTGTCCATGCAG gtttGGCCGGAAAGTCAGACAGAACCCAAGTTCTCCCATATCTGTGGTGGAACTCTAATTCACAAGAGCTGGGTCCTTACAGCTGCCCACTGCTTCATACG ATATGCTGATGAGTTGCATCGTTGGCGCATGTGCCTCGGCAAGCACAACCTGACCTACACGGAGCCCAGTCAACGCTGCTACAATGTAACTGCCATCTATCGCCATGAGGGCTTCAAGTATCCCACAGTGCCCACGGTGGAGTTTGACATTGCCCTGGTCAGGCTGGATGGGGCGGTGACACCCACTGATGAGATATCGTATGCCTGCCTTCCCTCCGAGGAGGAGATCCTACCTGGGGGAAAGAAGTGCTACGCCACTGGCTGGGGAGATGAGACCG gtgATTCACTCAATGCTAAACCTTCAGAGGCCCTTAACCAAGTGGCCCTGCCTGTTGTACCTTACGACACCTGCAAGAGGATGGATTACTGGTGGTTCCAGGTCAAGCCCTCCATGATCTGCTGTGGTTATACCCTGCCGGATGAGCTCAAGTCTGTCTGTCAG GGAGATTCAGGTGGTCCACTGGTTTGCCAGGATAACCCTGGAAGTCCTTGGGAGGTTCATGGTATAACCAGCTTTGGCCCTATTGGATGCATCATGAATAAGAAGCCCTCCGTGTTTACCCGCTTTTCTGCCTACCTCCCGTGGATCTCAAATGTCATCCGCAGGGAGAACTACAACGAGCACA cATCTGGCTGTGGAGGGCCAAAGGACGTGACTGGCACAGATGGCACAGTGTCCTCTATGGGTTACCCTGGCAGCTACAGCAACAGAGCCCGCTGCCACTGGAACATCCGTGTTCCTGAAGGCAAATTGGTCCACCTCCATTTCCACAATTTCTCCCTGGAGGAGAGTCAGATGTGCATGAATGACAAAGTCAGTCTCAAAGACAGAGTGGGAAGTCTAG GCACTTACTGCAGTCATATCCCACCTGAAGACATGGTGAGTGATGGAAACACACTTCACATCAGCTTCTCCTCCAATGACAAGATTGTGGACACAGGCTTCACTGCCACCTGGAGGGCGGTGGACCCTGCAGACG CTCCATGTGGAGGAAGTTTCAGCAGTAACCAGGGTGAAATCGCTTCTCCTAACTGGCCTAATGACTACAAAGCCCAGAGTGTGTGCACCTGGCGCATCAACATTCCTACTTCAAAAAGTATCCACGTATCCTTCACTCACTTTGAACTGCAAGCTGTAAACAAGTTGGGAAATTGTGTGGACTATGTGGAGATCCTCAATGGAGAAAGCATGGCATCACTGG GTCGATTCTGTGGCTTTGCCCCTCCACCTGCCATCACCATCTCCAGCAAAACAGTCGTCATCCGCTTCCTAAGTAATGGAGCTAACCAGCAGTCAGGTTTCCGTGGGTACTGGACCACTGATACCAGTGTTATCCCAACTCTACCTCCTCCACCTCGGAACCCATGGGACAACATCACCATCA ACTGGCCAGATAATTGTGGCAACCCAGCAGTAAAACCCAACACTGGCACTCCAAGGGTGGTTAATGGGGAAGAGGCGATCCCCCACTCCTGGCCTTGGCAAGTCTCTATGCAG GCCTCACCAATGTTTCCTATACCATACATGCATGGCTGTGGAGGCTCTTTGATTCATGAGGAATGGatcctgactgctgctcactgttTCATGAT CCCACTGAATAAACCCTCCTACTGGCGCATGTGTCTGGGGAAGCACCACATGAACTCCTCTGCAGATGTTCCCTCAGCAGAGAAATGCTATAAGGTGGATGGTATTATCCGCCACAAGGGCTTTGTCTATGAGCAGGATCGCACTGACATCACCAATGACATAGCACTGGTGCATTTGGCTGAGCCTGTTAATATGACCAGGGAGACCAGTTCCATCTGTCTGCCAAAACCCGGAGCCATTGTGCCTGCTGGGACACGCTGCTTTGTCACTGGATGGGGGGATGAGAAAG GTAACCTGTTTCCCAAAGTGGCTGAGAAGCTAAATCAGGCAGCGCTCCCTGTTATTGACTTCCAGACCTGCAGTAAGCCTGCTTATTGGTGGGAGACCCTCAGGCCCTCCATGATCTGTGCTGGCTACGAGTCCCCAGATGAGCTTAAGTCAGCCTGCCAG GGTGACTCTGGGGGTCCTTTTGCCTGCACGGCTGCTGGAACAGACACCTGGGAGGTCCATGGTATCGTCAGCTTTGGACCTATGGGTTGTATTAAAGACAAGAAACCATCAGTGTTCACACGAGTGTCTGCCTTCAGTGACTGGATCAATGACAACGTCAAGAAGTTTGTTTATGAAAGTGGTAAAACCACTTTGAAATAA